The Salvelinus namaycush isolate Seneca chromosome 13, SaNama_1.0, whole genome shotgun sequence genome includes a region encoding these proteins:
- the LOC120057866 gene encoding transcription factor Sp5-like: MAAVAVLRNETLQAFLQDRTPNSSPENCKHSPLALLAATCNRIGHHHGSSPADFLQVPYDTTLGSPSRIFHPWSNEGNPQSTLSSNSTFGLSSKSQLHIQSSFTSHHELPLTPPADPSYPYDFSPVNMLPCSMQSLQSSCPPTYVPAVSYAAPTAMPGFVTGHSGLVHQQQRQLSPSPGEDIPWWSLQQGNHVSHHHSITTQSLGHHRFQLQRGLVMGHTDFAQYQTQIAALLHTKSPLATARRCRRCRCPNCQSSTSNDEPGKKKQHICHIPGCGKVYGKTSHLKAHLRWHSGERPFVCNWLFCGKSFTRSDELQRHLRTHTGEKRFVCPDCCKRFMRSDHLAKHVKTHQNKKNKCHEKTFDHHVKREDMRNM, translated from the exons ATGGCAGCAGTGGCTGTACTGCGGAATGAAACACTCCAGGCTTTTCTTCAG GACCGCACTCCTAACTCTTCTCCAGAAAACTGTAAGCACTCTCCACTGGCGCTCTTAGCTGCCACTTGTAACCGGATCGGACACCACCACGGATCAAGTCCGGCGGATTTCCTCCAGGTTCCTTATGACACTACTTTAGGCTCGCCATCGCGAATTTTTCATCCTTGGAGTAACGAGGGGAATCCTCAAAGCACTCTCTCTAGCAATTCTACTTTTGGACTATCATCTAAATCCCAGCTCCACATTCAAAGTTCATTTACTTCCCACCACGAGctccctctcacccctccagCGGATCCTTCATATCCTTATGACTTTTCTCCAGTGAATATGTTACCGTGCTCAATGCAGTCGTTACAATCCTCTTGCCCACCCACCTACGTCCCTGCTGTATCTTACGCAGCGCCAACTGCCATGCCAGGTTTCGTTACGGGACATTCTGGCCTTGTGCATCAGCAACAGAGGCAGTTGTCCCCTAGCCCAGGGGAGGATATTCCGTGGTGGAGTCTCCAACAGGGAAACCACGTCAGTCATCACCACTCAATCACCACTCAATCCCTTGGCCACCACCGTTTCCAGCTGCAGAGGGGCTTGGTGATGGGGCATACAGACTTCGCGCAGTATCAGACTCAAATCGCTGCCCTCCTTCACACCAAGTCCCCCCTCGCAACAGCCCGAAGATGTCGGAGATGCAGGTGTCCAAACTGTCAGTCCTCCACCTCAAACGATGAGCCCGGCAAGAAAAAGCAACACATCTGTCACATACCAGGGTGCGGGAAAGTTTATGGCAAAACTTCCCATCTCAAAGCGCACTTGAGGTGGCACTCGGGAGAGCGTCCATTTGTTTGTAACTGGCTTTTCTGTGGCAAGAGTTTCACCAGGTCTGATGAGCTGCAGAGACACCTGAGGACTCATACTGGGGAGAAGCGCTTTGTTTGTCCAGACTGTTGCAAGAGGTTCATGAGGAGTGACCATTTGGCAAAACATGTcaaaactcaccaaaacaaaaaaaacaagtgTCATGAGAAGACGTTTGATCATCACGTGAAAAGGGAAGATATGAGGAACATGTAG